The Geothermobacter hydrogeniphilus genome contains the following window.
GGTCCGCTGGGAACATCCGGAACGCGGACTGATTTCTCCAGCCGACTTCATTCCCCTGGCCGAGGAGACCGGCCTGATTATCCCGATCGGTGAATGGGTGTTGCGAACCGCCTGCAGACAGCATAAGAAATGGCTAGACCAGGGGATGCGTCCCCTGCGCCTGGCCGTCAATCTTTCACGCCGCCAGTTCCGCCAGAACAACCTGATCGAAATGATCGGTGAAATCCTCGACGAGTCGGGATTGCCGCCGGAGCTGCTGGAACTTGAGATCACCGAAAGTTCGATAATGAACGATGTCGAAAATGCCATCGGCACCATGCACGCCCTGCGGGAAATGGGTGTCCACCTGGCGATCGACGATTTCGGCTCCGGCTATTCAAGCCTCAGTTGTCTCAAGCAGTTCCCGATCTCGAAACTTAAAATCGACCAGAGCTTCGTCCGCGACCTGACCAGCGTCGCCGGAGATGCCGCCATCACCCACGCCATTATCGACCTGGCACGCAATCTCAAGCTGGAAGTCGTCGCCGAAGGGATTGAAACCCGTGAGCAGATGCGCTTCCTGAAGAAAAACGGTTGCCACCACGGCCAGGGATTTCTCTTCAGCAAACCGCTGCCGGTCAAGAAAATCGCCGTCCTGGTCCAGAACTGGGTGCCGCGTTTCGGTTTTGGGCGGAGAATGATGCCGGCCCTGTCGTGAGGGCGTCTGAAATGCCGTCATCTGCTGCGTTGCCCTCAGCCTTCAATCCTCGACGTAGCTGCCGCTACGCCTGTGGTTTCAGTCTTCGCGCGCCTTGCATCTAACGACATTTGAGCCGCCTTGGGACGGTGGTGCTGCGGGTGGCCGATACGCATCCGTCCGCAGCATTGTTCACATCATCCGTCACTGCCAAACAACCTGACACAGCGTCGCAGATTGTCGCCTGTCCAAGTGTGCCAACTGTGCCACAACGCCCATGGGGACCTTATTGAGCGCCCTTATCCGTCACCACAACTCTCCCCGTTGTTGCCGGGAAATGCTCACCAACGTCATTTCAACCACTTGCCACAGGGTAAAAATTGCATCCCAGGGCGCATTTTCGGCACCGAAAACCGGCATGGCTGATGCTCATACAAAGAAGTATCCAGAGGAGGAGAAACGGAGGAACCTGATGCGGTACATGGTCCTTATTCTGAGCCTGATCCTGCCGGCCGGTCTTCCCGGGCACGCCCTGGGCCTCGACCTGTTCTGTTTCAACACCGTCTACCCGTCCTCACGACAGGCCCCGTCCGAACAAACAAAGCCGGTTCCGGATCTGCGCCAACTGCTGCTGTCGTCGCCGCGGACGTCAAGAACGGCTGCCAGACCGGCCGCCGTGACAACCAGCTTTGCTCTGCAGCTCGATGAACGCACTCATTTCGGAATTACATCCTACTCCCCCGGTGGAGGCGATCACCAGGAGGAGGCCGGTCAGGATCCGATTTTCGGCATCGGCCTGAACGGCCTGCTAGACTGACCCCGCGACAACCCAAAACGGCTCCCGGCGTCTTTGCCGGAAGCCGTCCTGTTTGTTTCTCTTGAAGCAACGCAGCAGACGGGTGCGTATCGGCCGCCCTCGCAGAACACCGCGGGGTCGCGGCCCCGCCCGCCGCCTTCCTCTTTTGCCGGCCCAAAAGAGGAAGCAGAAAAGGGCCATCGCCTGCGGCGGGCATGGACACGACCCCTTGCCAGCCATGCAGGTTACAAACCCCACGGCGCTCTCGTAGCCACGCCCGGCAGTGATGGCATGTGAACCTGACTACGCAAAAGGGCAAACAAACGGGGTACTCAGGGGAACTATTAAACCCGAAAGAACATAATCCGTAAAATACCCATTAAACTCAAAAGGAGAGGCGGCATTTCAACCCCCACCACTGTTCCGAGGCGGTCGAGACGTGCGTAACTGCAAGGCGTCTCGCAACTGAAGGAGTGAGGTGTAGCGGCAGCTACTCCGCAGCGACTGATGGTGCGAGCAACGCAGCAGATGCGTGCGTATCGGCCGCCCCAGCACCAATTTCAGCCGCCCTCACTGCTCCCAAAAACCAGTCGGTCCACCATCTCCACCAACTCCGGAATCTGCGGCTTGGTGACATAACCGTCGGCACCGACCTGGTCACACTTGAGCGCCATCTGCTCGTTGATCAGCGACGAGAACATGATCACCCGCAGGTTCTTGAGTCCCATGGTCTCCTTGATCTGCCGGCAGAGGGTCAAACCGTCCATCTTCGGCATCTCGATATCCGAGATGACCAGGTGCAGAACCTCATGCAGGTCGGAACCATGCTTCTCCTTGAGAGCCTTGACAGCGTCACAGCAATCCTTGCCGTTATCGAACACCTGCAGTTGCTCATAGCCTGAAGCCTTCAGTACCCGCTGGATGCCGCAACGGATAATGGCGGAATCCTCGGCCAGCATCAGCAGCTTTTTCCTGCGGGTTTCGGGGGTGGCAACAGCACTGGCCCCCTGGGCATTGTTATAGGCCATGCCGGCCTCGGGATCGATTTCCGCCACCACGTGTTCGAGATCGAGAATCAGGATTTCCCGGTTGTCGATCTGGATGCTGCCGGTAAAACGGGGCTTGTACTGGTCGAGAAAGACCGACATCGGCTGGACCTGTTCCCAGGAGACCCGGTGAATCTGATTGACCCCGTCGACCAGGAACCCGTTGGTCAGGTCATTGAACTCGCAGACCAGAACCACCCGACGGGTATCGGCATCCTCTTCACCGGGCCTGGCCTCAACATGTTTCCTGATATCGATCAGGGGCAGGGTGCGCCCGCGCAGCAGCAGGGTGCCGAGCATCGATTCATGAACATCGGGCAACCGGGTCACCGCGTTCGGATCGTAGGGAATAATCTCCCGCAGTTTCTGGACATTAATGCCGAAGGGCTGGGTGCCGAGATAGAACTCGATGATCTCCATCTCGTTGGTTCCGCTTTCGAGCAGAATCTCTTGCCTGGTCATTTCACTCATGAGAAAGGTCTCCGATCTGGTGGGTATCCCTTCTTCTTATCGCCCTGTTGCCCGTAAGCCTTAAGCTTTTTTTGCTTCGGATCTGTTTTTCACCCCGATGAGTTGCCACTGAAGCATCCCGACAGAAGATGGACTCACCGCGACGGATTATGTTAAATCATGCCGCATGGCCGGCCCCTTCAATCAACTCCCGGAAAACCGCGTCCCGACGACAACCTATCTGCAACGGGTCTATCATCTGCTGTTCGAACATTTCGGCCCGCAGCACTGGTGGCCGGCCGACACTCCTTTCGAAATGGCGATCGGCGCCATCCTCACCCAGAACACCGCCTGGACCAATGTTGAAAAAGCCATCGGCAACCTGCGACGGGCCGACGCGCTGCAGGTTGCCGCCCTGCACGATCTGCCCCCGGATGAACTGCAGCGGCTTATCCGCCCGGCCGGTTTCTTCCGGCAGAAAAGCGAGCGGCTGCAACTTTTCACCGCCCATCTCATCGACAACCATCAAGGGGATATCCGCCGGCTGCTCGCCCAACCCCTCGCCATCGCCCGCGATGAGCTGCTGAAACTAAAAGGTGTCGGCCCGGAAACAGCCGACTCGATCCTGCTCTATGCCGGCGGGCAGCCGAGCTTCGTCATCGACGCCTACACCCGACGGCTTTTCGGCCGACTGGACAGGCTGCCCGGCGACGGCGGCTACGACGACCTGCGACGGATGTTCATGGAGTCCCTCCCGGCATCCGCCGCGATGTTCAATGAATATCACGCCCTGATCGTCATCCTCTGCAAGGAATACTGCCGCAAACGCCGGCCGCTCTGCGGCAACTGCCCCCTGTCGGTCCACTGCCCCGCGGGTTCCATGAACCGATGACACCAGGACATGAATGTGTCATTTGGTAACATTGCCGTCGCACATGTGTCATTCTGTCCTCCGCCAGATCCCATTGCCAACATTGACCCGCCTTGCAAAATTCAATACAACCGTTTGTTTTAAAAGCTTTTTTCAGTTTTAATCCACTACTGTTCAATATTGGCAGCCCCCTTGCAAACCGTATACGGCAACCAGACCAACATCTGCAGTGATCAGCCACACTGCCATCTATTCCGAAGGAGACGTATTCATGGGTAAATCTGTCAAAAATCCAAAGCGGTTCATTATCTCCTGCCGGGTCAACGACCAGGAAATGCAGATCCTCCAGGAGCGCGCCAACCAGGCCGGCACCAACATTTCCAACCTGCTGCGCGACAGCCTCGACATCCCCGAATTCGGCCGACAGCAGATCGCCTGACCCCATGGCGGCCGGACGGCCCGCCCCGTCCGGCCGTGACACGTCCCGCGCGGCTCCTGCCCGACCCGTCCTTCTCCCGTCATCAGACAGCGCCCATCCGGCTTTTTTCCCCGACTTTCTTCCTCTTGCGATACAGCCGCTGTTCTGCTAGTTTAGTGCACTTGATTTGCGCCCACCGAACGGGTGCCCAGGAGCGCCGATATGGACTACAAGCAGACCCTCAATCTTCCCAAAACCGATTTCCCGATGCGCGGCAACCTGCCGAAGCGGGAGCCGGAGATGCTGCAACGCTGGCAGCAGCTCAAGCTCGAAGAGAAACTTGCCGCCGCCGGCAAGGGCAAGCCGACCTTCACCCTGCACGACGGCCCGCCCTACGCCAACGGCCATATCCATATCGGTCATGCCCTCAACAAGATCCTCAAGGACATCATCATCAAGAGCAAGCGGATGCAGGGTTTCCACGCGCCCTACGTCCCCGGCTGGGACTGCCACGGGCTACCGATCGAACTGAAGGTGGATCAGAAGCTCGGCAAGCAGAAACGGGAAATGAGCAAATCCCAGATCCGCAAGGAGTGCCGCAACTACGCCCGGGAATGGGTCTCCATCCAGAGCGAGGAATTCCAGCGTCTCGGCATCTTCGGCGACTGGCAGCATCCCTACCTGACCATGACCGACGGCTATGAAGCGGCCACCGCCCGTGAACTGGCCCGCTTCGCTGAACGCGGCGGACTTTTCAAGGGCAAGAAACCGGTCCACTGGTGTTCTTCCTGCGTCACCGCCCTGGCCGAGGCCGAGGTCGAGTACGCCGATCACAGCTCGCCGTCGATCTACGTCAAGTTCCGCTTCAACGGTGAATTGCCCGATGAATTGCGGGAGGTCGTCGGCGACAAACCGCTCGATTTCGTCATCTGGACCACCACCCCGTGGACCATCCCCGCCAACCTCGGCATCTGTCTCAACCCGGCCCTTGACTATGTGGTGGTCGAAAGCGGCGACGAGCTGCTGGTGCTGGCCGAGGGGCTGAGGCAGAACGTCATGCAGGCCCTCGGGCGCGAGGACGGCAAGGTGATTGCCACCTTCGATGCCGGCCTCTTCGAACGCCAGACCTGTCGCCATCCCCTCTACGCACGCGACTCGCTGATCATCCTCGGCGACCATGTCACCCTGGAGGCGGGCACCGGCTGCGTCCACACCGCCCCCGGACACGGCATGGACGACTACATCGTCGGCCTCAAGTACGGTCTTGAGGTCTACAACCCGGTCGACGACTACGGACGCTACCGCGACGACCTCGA
Protein-coding sequences here:
- a CDS encoding plasmid mobilization protein, whose amino-acid sequence is MGKSVKNPKRFIISCRVNDQEMQILQERANQAGTNISNLLRDSLDIPEFGRQQIA
- a CDS encoding chemotaxis protein CheV, producing MSEMTRQEILLESGTNEMEIIEFYLGTQPFGINVQKLREIIPYDPNAVTRLPDVHESMLGTLLLRGRTLPLIDIRKHVEARPGEEDADTRRVVLVCEFNDLTNGFLVDGVNQIHRVSWEQVQPMSVFLDQYKPRFTGSIQIDNREILILDLEHVVAEIDPEAGMAYNNAQGASAVATPETRRKKLLMLAEDSAIIRCGIQRVLKASGYEQLQVFDNGKDCCDAVKALKEKHGSDLHEVLHLVISDIEMPKMDGLTLCRQIKETMGLKNLRVIMFSSLINEQMALKCDQVGADGYVTKPQIPELVEMVDRLVFGSSEGG
- a CDS encoding endonuclease III domain-containing protein, yielding MAGPFNQLPENRVPTTTYLQRVYHLLFEHFGPQHWWPADTPFEMAIGAILTQNTAWTNVEKAIGNLRRADALQVAALHDLPPDELQRLIRPAGFFRQKSERLQLFTAHLIDNHQGDIRRLLAQPLAIARDELLKLKGVGPETADSILLYAGGQPSFVIDAYTRRLFGRLDRLPGDGGYDDLRRMFMESLPASAAMFNEYHALIVILCKEYCRKRRPLCGNCPLSVHCPAGSMNR